From the Burkholderia ubonensis subsp. mesacidophila genome, the window AGTGGCTGAAGAAGGCCGTGCTGCTGTCGTTCCGCCTGGAGGACAACGCGCCGATGCCGGCCGGCGGCTACTCGCAGTTCTACGACAAGGTGCCGTCGAAGTTCGCGAACTACACCGCCGAAGACTTCGCCGCGGGCGGCTTCCGCGTCGTGCCGCCGGCGATCGCGCGCCGCGGCTCGTTCATCGCGAAGAACGTCGTGCTGATGCCGTCGTACACGAACATCGGCGCGTACGTCGACGAAGGCACGATGGTCGACACCTGGGCGACCGTCGGCTCGTGCGCGCAGATCGGCAAGAACGTGCACCTGTCGGGCGGCGTCGGCATCGGCGGCGTGCTCGAGCCGCTGCAGGCGAACCCGGTCATCATCGAGGACAACTGCTTCATCGGCGCGCGCTCGGAAGTCGTCGAGGGCGTGATCGTCGAGGAGAACTCGGTGATCTCGATGGGCGTGTATCTCGGCCAGAGCACCAAGATCTACGACCGCGAAACCGGCGAAGTCAGCTACGGCCGCATCCCGGCCGGCTCGGTCGTCGTCGCGGGTAACCTGCCGTCGAAGGACGGCTCGCACAGCCTGTACTGCGCGGTGATCGTGAAGAAGGTCGACGCGAAGACCCGCGCGAAGGTCGGCCTGAACGAACTGCTGCGAGGCGACTGATGGCGAAGCCGCGCACCGTGGTCGTCTACGGCATTCCGAACTGCGACACCGTGAAGAAAGCCCGCGTGTGGCTCGACGACCACGGCGTCGAATTCGAGTTTCACGATTTCAAGAAAGCCGGCGTCAGCGTGCCGCTGGTCGAAGACTGGCTGAAGGACGTGCCGCTCGACGCGCTCGTGAACAAGCACGGCACCACGTGGCGCGGCCTGGACGACGCCATGAAGGCGGCCGCGGAAACGCAGGCCGGCGCGGTCGCACTGATGATCCACAAGCCGTCGGTCATCAAGCGCCCCGTGCTCGTCGTCAACGGCCGCGTGAAATCGCTCGGTTTCGCGGCCGACCAGTACGCGGCCCTGTTCGCCGCATAGGGTCCGTTCCCGCCGCACGGCGCCCGAACACATCGCTGCCGGCCACCGCGCCGGCATTTTTTATCGAAAGTGGTCCGAACCATGTCCGCCACCCTAGCCCTTACCGAACAGCTGATCGCGCGCGCGTCCGTCACGCCCGACGACCAGCACTGCCAGCAGATCATGACCGAGCGCCTCGCCGCGCTCGGCTTCGACATCGAGACCATCGCGTCGCACGGCGTGACCAACCTGTGGGCCGTCAAGCGCGGCGCCGCCGGACGCGACGGCAAGCTGCTCGCGTTCGCGGGCCATACCGACGTCGTGCCGACCGGCCCGCTCGAGCAATGGACGTCGCCGCCGTTCATTCCCGCGCATCGCGACGGCAAGCTGTACGGCCGCGGCGCGGCCGACATGAAGACCTCGCTCGCGGGCTTCGTCGTCGCGACCGAGGAATTCGTCGCCGCGCAC encodes:
- a CDS encoding arsenate reductase, with amino-acid sequence MAKPRTVVVYGIPNCDTVKKARVWLDDHGVEFEFHDFKKAGVSVPLVEDWLKDVPLDALVNKHGTTWRGLDDAMKAAAETQAGAVALMIHKPSVIKRPVLVVNGRVKSLGFAADQYAALFAA
- the dapD gene encoding 2,3,4,5-tetrahydropyridine-2,6-dicarboxylate N-succinyltransferase, giving the protein MSQQLQQIIDTAWDNRAELSPKAAPAEVRDAVAHAIEQLDKGALRVAEKIDGNWTVHQWLKKAVLLSFRLEDNAPMPAGGYSQFYDKVPSKFANYTAEDFAAGGFRVVPPAIARRGSFIAKNVVLMPSYTNIGAYVDEGTMVDTWATVGSCAQIGKNVHLSGGVGIGGVLEPLQANPVIIEDNCFIGARSEVVEGVIVEENSVISMGVYLGQSTKIYDRETGEVSYGRIPAGSVVVAGNLPSKDGSHSLYCAVIVKKVDAKTRAKVGLNELLRGD